Below is a window of Arabidopsis thaliana chromosome 2, partial sequence DNA.
TGTCGAAGAAGATATCACACCCGGTGAACTCAATCAGCCCATTGATGTTCCTCAGGTACGTTAGATTCTCCCTCCCTGCATTACTCTTAACGCACGTTTCTAGAGAACTCCGATCTCGTAATTCCTTTAGATCTGTACCTTAATCGATTTGATGGCTTTGATAATCTGTGGTGGTAGAGTTCTTGTTGATCCCGATTGTTGTTTGTGTCGATCTCCACCTCTCGATGAGGTCTTAGAGATGAAATTTTTGTCCTGTTTGATTGAGGAATAGTGTAACTAGTCTCtgttgatttgatttctttgatcAATCTTGAATTTCTCCGTGCATTAGATCCTTGTGATGTGATATAGATTCTAGTAGTGCATATCTGTTGTGACATGAACATATAGCGATTTCTTATTGGCACCACTACctgttttaaagttttatgtATCAACACTGATTAGTCTAGTCTCATCAAGCAACTATTAAAATAAGCCTAGAGTACTAGTAGTGTACGTTCCTTTGAGCTTCCTTATAAGAATGTGTGATGGAATCAAGAAACTAGAATCTTTCTCTGAATTTCTTCTGCTCTCACTATGGTAGTCATTGTAGTGTGGCGTCATGTATTACAACCACTCTACtgctttttctgtttttgaaattgtttacAGTTGAATGTCCGCAAGTGCCATGAATGTATGCAAGTTCTACCTGAAACCTATGAACCTCCTTCTGATGAAAACTGGACCACCGGCATTTTTGGTTGTGCTGAAGATCCAGAGAGCTGTAAGTTTttcctctttgttttgtaactGTCCAAACAGATGATTCTTAATCACTTGTTCTTGTGCATGAGTTCCCTATTACTTTGGCGAAACGTTTCCATTGTAGTTCAATATGCACCTAAGGGACACTTTGAATCAATGCTATTGTATGATTTTGCAGGCAGGACTGGTCTCTTTTGTCCGTGTGTTCTGTTTGGGCGTAACATTGAAGCTGTGAGGGAAGAGATTCCTTGGACCCAACCATGTGTATGCCATGCTGTATGTGTCGAAGGAGGTATGGCACTTGCAGCAGTAACCGCACTCTTCAGTGGCTACATTGATCCACAAACAACAGTTGTGATCTGCGAAGGCCTCTTCTTTGCTTGGTGGATGTGTGGAATCTATTCAGGCTTGTTCCGCCAAGAACTCCAGAAGAAATATCATCTCAAGGTAAAGTAAAAATCCCACATCAGATCGTTCTCATATATCAGATATTATCTCTGATTGATCTTTGTGATTATTTTGCAGAATGCGCCTTGTGATCATTGCATGGTTCACTGTTGCTTGCACTGGTGTGCTTTGTGCCAGGAACACAGGGAGATGAAGAATCATCTTTCTGATACAGAAGCCTCATCATCAACTACTATGGATCCTCCCCCAGTTCAAGAGATGAACACTGAGGAGAGAAGAGacgcttcatcttcttcgtcctcaTCCCCATCATCTGCCAAAAGCCAACACAATGATCTCGAGATGGTCCCTCTATAGGAAACGTTCCTTATTAATCTCTGCTGCTTATGCTTTAAGCTGTTTTTTCTGTGCAGAGAAGTTTTCGTACCAGATGACTCTATTGTCCTTAGGTTTTAAATATGCAAAAGTTTGTTCTAAGAACAAGTTCAATAGTACTCTTAAGTTTTACAGAACTTAAATTCATGACTTCATTGAATCTCttggaagaaggaagaaaactattttgtgattaaacaCTGCATGATTGGTAAATTTGTTTCGTATTTcgttattttgttcttttttattataaaacttCAAAGTAATTACACAAGCACCCGTGGCCTAATGGATAAGGCGTTTGACTTCTAATCAAGCGATTGTGGGTTCGAGTCCCACCGGGTGTGCTATTCTAATTTTACTGAAGCTGacgaaaacaaattagaattTTACCCGACTTTTTGTTCCCTCACATTTTATCTGCTAAATTTTTTTCTGTCAGTAGTCATCACATCATGATCCAATACAAGGTTATGAGTTATAAAATGTTAATGTTACTAATTTTCGCACAAATGACTAAACTCAAAACACTGATGATGTTAGGAAACCAAAGATGAATTTACAAAGTGTTGACTGCACTAATCCAAAACTTCTTGTTTTGATACCTTGGACAAGTTGACCTTCTTACTTGCACCTCAGGCCTCAGCTTGACTATTGTCCCACGTTTGGCCTCTGTTCTCAGGTGGTATCCCCTATCAGTACTCCAGGGACGCCAGGGCCAAAAGCTTGGCATATTCAGGGAGTTTGCGGACCAGCTTTATTTCCccagaggaaaaaaaatcacacaCTCCCAAATCTTCATCCTCCATCGTGGTCAAGGCGTTTAGGCTCGGAGGCGGTTCTCCATGAAGCGTCGCCCAATGTGATAGCCACTCATGGGCTCTCaccatttttttaagaataaatttttcaaattgatGAGATGAGAGATtctgttaaattttttttattttgcagtGTCCAATAGTAGTCTCTCTTTATTGGGTtttcatgaaaaaaataaattattagttCACACGTTTCCAACAACATTTTGCTGCTTCTTTAGTTCTCCCTTGAGCCCTCTCTTCAAGTTTGCGGATCCTAGCTTGCAATCCACAGAGGTAGTCCTGTTCGAAGCCATTAAAACAACGCCAAAAGTCAGAGTAGAGTGTAAAGAACTCAGATTCCAATTTGATGAATCTCCAAGAGCACAAGAGAAGTTACAATGCAATTATAGATATGATAGGTTCTGTAAGTTACAATGCAATTTTTCTTGACAGACGCTCAATGTACCAAATAATGAACACTAaagatatagaaaaataaggaAGCAAACAAGCACACAATGAAATAAGAGAGCAAACAAGTAAGTAATTAAAACAAGCAAcgaatcaaagaagaaaataaggaTCTTTTTAGACACtagaaaaaatcattcaacTATGAACTCTTTTCAAGATTTCT
It encodes the following:
- a CDS encoding PLAC8 family protein (PLAC8 family protein; CONTAINS InterPro DOMAIN/s: Protein of unknown function Cys-rich (InterPro:IPR006461); BEST Arabidopsis thaliana protein match is: PLAC8 family protein (TAIR:AT5G51400.1); Has 558 Blast hits to 557 proteins in 52 species: Archae - 0; Bacteria - 0; Metazoa - 9; Fungi - 22; Plants - 524; Viruses - 0; Other Eukaryotes - 3 (source: NCBI BLink).) — encoded protein: MADGNASSRYVKLRKEQAPVEEDITPGELNQPIDVPQLNVRKCHECMQVLPETYEPPSDENWTTGIFGCAEDPESCRTGLFCPCVLFGRNIEAVREEIPWTQPCVCHAVCVEGGMALAAVTALFSGYIDPQTTVVICEGLFFAWWMCGIYSGLFRQELQKKYHLKNAPCDHCMVHCCLHWCALCQEHREMKNHLSDTEASSSTTMDPPPVQEMNTEERRDASSSSSSSPSSAKSQHNDLEMVPL
- a CDS encoding PLAC8 family protein (PLAC8 family protein; CONTAINS InterPro DOMAIN/s: Protein of unknown function Cys-rich (InterPro:IPR006461); BEST Arabidopsis thaliana protein match is: PLAC8 family protein (TAIR:AT5G51400.1); Has 35333 Blast hits to 34131 proteins in 2444 species: Archae - 798; Bacteria - 22429; Metazoa - 974; Fungi - 991; Plants - 531; Viruses - 0; Other Eukaryotes - 9610 (source: NCBI BLink).) — its product is MQVLPETYEPPSDENWTTGIFGCAEDPESCRTGLFCPCVLFGRNIEAVREEIPWTQPCVCHAVCVEGGMALAAVTALFSGYIDPQTTVVICEGLFFAWWMCGIYSGLFRQELQKKYHLKNAPCDHCMVHCCLHWCALCQEHREMKNHLSDTEASSSTTMDPPPVQEMNTEERRDASSSSSSSPSSAKSQHNDLEMVPL